From Vidua macroura isolate BioBank_ID:100142 chromosome 8, ASM2450914v1, whole genome shotgun sequence, one genomic window encodes:
- the ARL3 gene encoding ADP-ribosylation factor-like protein 3 has product MGLLSILRKLKSTPDQEVRILLLGLDNAGKTTLLKQLASEDISHITPTQGFNIKSVQSQGFKLNVWDIGGQRKIRPYWRNYFENTDILIYVIDSADRKRFEETGQELAELLDEEKLSGVPVLIFANKQDLLTAAPASEIAEGLNLHTIRDRVWQIQSCSALSGEGVQDGMNWVCKNVSTKKK; this is encoded by the exons ATG GGTTTACTGTCAATCCTGCGCAAACTAAAAAGCACCCCAGACCAGGAGGTGAGAATCCTCCTCTTGGGACTGGATAATGCAGGCAAGACCACACTCCTGAAACAGCTGGCATCAGAGGACATCAGCCACATCACCCCAACACAG GGCTTCAACATCAAAAGTGTACAGTCTCAAGGCTTCAAACTGAACGTATGGGACATAGGCGGACAGAGGAAGATCAGACCATACTGGAGGAACTATTTTGAAAACACTGATATCCTT atcTATGTCATTGACAGTGCAGATAGGAAGAGGTTTGAAGAAACAGGTCAG GAGCTGGCTGAGCTTTTGGATGAAGAAAAGCTTAGCGGAGTCCCCGTGCTCATATTTGCTAACAAGCAGGATTTGCTGACGGCTGCCCCTGCTTCGGAGATTGCCGAAGGACTGAACCTACACACAATCCGGGACAGAGTCTGGCAGATCCAGTCTTGTTCAGCTCTTTCGGGAGAGGGAGTACAG GACGGCATGAACTGGGTGTGCAAAAATGTCAGTACTAAGAAGAAGTAA